GTTCCTCTTTCGTCTTGTTGCTTCCGTGGAGCATCAGCGCGTGTGCCGGCACGCCGGCGCGGAGCGCCGTGTGGATCTCCCCGGCCGAGACGACGTCCACGCCCATGCCTTCGTCGTAGGCCAGCCGGCAGGTCGCCATACAGCACAGGGCTTTGCTGGCAAAGATGGCCTGGGAATGAGGATACGCGTCCCGTAGCGCGGTGACGTAGGCGCGGCAGTTGTTCCGTAGGCGCGCTTCGTCCATCACGT
This window of the bacterium genome carries:
- a CDS encoding diaminopimelate decarboxylase, with translation MERRLAAAQSTELLLGEEQNGEWVVGGVGARRLAREFGTPVYVMDEARLRNNCRAYVTALRDAYPHSQAIFASKALCCMATCRLAYDEGMGVDVVSAGEIHTALRAGVPAHALMLHGSNKTKEE